In one Sesamum indicum cultivar Zhongzhi No. 13 linkage group LG12, S_indicum_v1.0, whole genome shotgun sequence genomic region, the following are encoded:
- the LOC105175067 gene encoding cysteine-rich and transmembrane domain-containing protein A-like isoform X2 has product MSQYNQQHQAPAHPPPPTSYPPPADSYNGPYVMAPPPMGYPTKDDRNQGQVPMETTSRGDGFLKGCLAGLCCCWCLDICF; this is encoded by the exons ATGAGCCAATACAATCAACAACATCAAGCTCCTG CACACCCACCACCTCCAACTTCGTATCCTCCACCAGCCGATAGCTACAATGGTCCATATGTGATGGCGCCACCACCCATGGGTTATCCTACAAAGGATGACAGGAACCAAGGGCAAGTACCAATGGAGACTACAAGCAGAGGAGATGGCTTTTTGAAAGGATG TCTTGCTGGACTCTGTTGCTGCTGGTGCCTGGACATTTGTTTCTGA
- the LOC105175065 gene encoding protein Iojap, chloroplastic — protein sequence MIIYSGLFHHWSLATCTRSSISGGDFRRECELFPRPRNLSLSNFNRCQSLQMPGSQKSLLTRMAVGSNVTEDTDDMFDDLFNKYGKVVFKRNDQKSASSEVDDDAESLSFAVALAKVASDVKAADIKLLFVKPLVYWTRFFIIATAFSRPQIDAIGTRIRDLAETQYGRTASGDSKPNSWTLLDFGDVVVHIFLPQQRAFYNLEEFYGNATHIKLPFEDQQSFRK from the exons ATGATTATCTACTCCGGCCTCTTTCACCACTGGTCTCTTGCAACTTGCACCAGAAGTTCGATTTCCGGCGGCGATTTCCGGCGAGAATGTGAACTCTTCCCCAGACCCAGaaatctttctctctctaactTCAACCGGTGCCAGTCATTACAAATGCCTGGCTCTCAGAAGTCCTTGCTTACCCGAATGGCTGTTGGCTCG AATGTGACTGAAGATACTGATGATATGTTCGATGACTTATTCAACAAGTATGGGAAGGTGGTCTTTAAAAGAAATGACCAAAAATCTGCTAGCTCAGAGGTCGACGATGATGCGGAAAGCTTGTCCT TCGCCGTGGCATTGGCTAAGGTTGCAAGTGACGTTAAGGCAGCAGATATAAAACTTCTCTTTGTGAAGCCTCTGGTTTATTGGACTCGGTTTTTTATCATTGCTACTGCATTTTCTCGGCCTCAAATTGATGCCATAGG GACGAGGATAAGAGATCTAGCAGAAACACAATACGGAAGAACAGCATCCGGGGATTCTAAACCCAACTCGTGGACATTGTTGGACTTCG GTGATGTGGTTGtacatatttttcttcctcAACAAAGGGCATTCTACAACTTGGAAGAGTTTTACGGCAATGCAACGCATATCAAGTTGCCTTTTGAGGACCAACAATCATTTCGTAAATGA
- the LOC105175066 gene encoding 60S ribosomal protein L27-3-like yields MVKFLKPNKAVILLQGRFAGHKATIVRNFDDGTRDRPYGHCLVAGVAKYPSKVIRKDSAKKQAKKSRVKAFIKLVNYNHIMPTRYTLDVDLKDVVSADALVSRDKKVTACKEVKAKFEERFKTGKNRWFFSKLRF; encoded by the coding sequence ATGGTGAAGTTTTTGAAGCCAAACAAGGCGGTGATCCTCCTCCAGGGCCGGTTTGCCGGCCACAAGGCCACCATTGTGAGGAATTTCGACGACGGAACACGCGACCGCCCCTATGGCCACTGCCTCGTCGCCGGAGTCGCCAAGTACCCGAGCAAGGTCATCCGCAAGGACTCCGCCAAGAAGCAGGCGAAAAAATCGCGCGTCAAGGCTTTCATTAAGCTCGTCAACTACAACCATATCATGCCAACGCGTTACACCCTCGACGTGGATCTGAAGGATGTCGTGTCAGCCGACGCGCTTGTGTCCCGTGACAAGAAGGTCACCGCTTGCAAGGAGGTCAAGGCTAAGTTTGAGGAGAGGTTTAAGACGGGCAAGAATCGTTGGTTTTTCTCGAAGCTCAGGTTTTGA
- the LOC105175067 gene encoding cysteine-rich and transmembrane domain-containing protein A-like isoform X1 translates to MSQYNQQHQAPVAHPPPPTSYPPPADSYNGPYVMAPPPMGYPTKDDRNQGQVPMETTSRGDGFLKGCLAGLCCCWCLDICF, encoded by the exons ATGAGCCAATACAATCAACAACATCAAGCTCCTG TAGCACACCCACCACCTCCAACTTCGTATCCTCCACCAGCCGATAGCTACAATGGTCCATATGTGATGGCGCCACCACCCATGGGTTATCCTACAAAGGATGACAGGAACCAAGGGCAAGTACCAATGGAGACTACAAGCAGAGGAGATGGCTTTTTGAAAGGATG TCTTGCTGGACTCTGTTGCTGCTGGTGCCTGGACATTTGTTTCTGA